The genomic interval cagaaaaaatttTATCATACAGTCAAGATACTTCAGGATGGAGAGTGATAAAAGtttcagtaagaaaatattaattaatattgtttatgaagttatttttattaaatacattttgttgcaaaaagtatttaaaactgttttcctttaaaaattagttGTCAACTCCTTGTCAACtgttaagtttttatttttcctttttctacttTGAGAAAAATGTTACAGTTTCTTCAAAGCCTTCAAAAGAGTATGCAGGAAATATGTAagtatttacattttgtttgtcATTGTAATGAATAACATCTTTTTCGAACAGTGACACCCAAGATTGAAATGGAAAAGTTAACCATGTTCTGTCATTCGTGAAAGTGTTAAGTTTTGTTAGCTGTAGAGAAGATTTTGCGCTGTGGTTACCCTGGGTCAGCAATAAGGCTGGAATACAAGAGATGGATTTCCCAAGCAATTTTCAAATGTgctatgaaaattaaatactgtatAACACTTACTAATATGGGATAAGTAGATAATGGAGCCACAGTTTTGGCCTGAAGTTTGTGACTCTTCCTGGTGGAATATTCTCTTCAAGCCATTACATCTTATCAGCTGGGCTTCGCTTTTTACCCCTTCATACTTGTGAAATGACTGATACTCACACACGCAGACATGCTTACGCTCTCGCTTTACCTTATCTGTCCTTtgtacctttttctttccagcaccTGAAACTGAACTAACTACACTGAGAATAAGAAGGTCATATAATCTCTCGAGCAGCAACTTCAtctgtccttccttctcttGAGTGATGAATTGCGGGCTGCTGTTAAGCAGCTAGATTTGGTCCAAAGGGTGGAGTTAGGTGAGGCAGACTAAGCTAATCTCAGATCTTGCTGTCACTGATAGACTTGGCTCTACTCTTTGCagtcctcccctcctcttccctacCCCTCTCCTGGCTCTGCAATCCTGCTTCTCATTTATGGTGGCTGTGGCACTCAGCTGACTGTTTACCAAGCTGATTCAGCTCATTAAaccaggggaaggaaaaaaaaaaatctcactgaagAGAAGTGTGCAGAAGCAAAGAGGACACTTGCAACGTGTCCTtagcttctctctcttttttttttaatgcctaaTGGgtattaaattatattaaatgcCAATCTAGACAGATAGGCAGTAGAGAAAACTTGCTTTCAATGGGATGAGCACATTGTGATTAGAATCCAAAAGTCTTGCTTGGTTTTGTAATTATTTCGGAAGGTTTGAGCAAAGAACGTATTAATTACAGAAGACAATGCTATATCACTAGTATTACAAAAGAATTACTCTACAGTATTATAATGGAAAATAGCTGTAATATTTCATTAGAATATGTTAAAAGTACTGTTACCTTAATAAGAATTTGCATACTTTGTATGTGgcataattattaaaataagatgAGAAATACAATACAGGTGGATGTGAAGGAGTGAGAGTTTGGTTGCTTAGAATTCATGAGAATGTGCCTGACTtttctgtggaggaaaaaagatacGCTATAGTCTCAGTCAGGCACGAAGCCATTTTCAGTTGTACTCAGATCTGTATGTAGCAAGTCCTTTGCAGTTAGCCAAAGCATCGTCGTGCTTTCTGCCATTTGGTACAGGGAACCAGAATCTTTCATTCATTTGGTTTTGTACAAATCTTTGTCACATTAACAAGCAGTACTGGTCCATAGAATGTCATTTGTGAAGGAATACTAGCCGTTTCTAGGAGCAAAAGTATAGCTGTTGCATTTTCAGCTTGACATCGAATATTTATTAACTGCATATCGCAAATgccagtttcttttttaattggcaGGAGTATTAACAGTTTGCTTGACTTGCTAAAAGAAATCAGTATGGAATCTGGTAGTGAAAAGCAATAATAGAGGTCCTTGCTTCAGTCAGGTATTTTCAGCAGAGTTCAGGGAAGCATTAAGGTGATTGTTCAAGGCTGAATAGGATTTCATTTGGAATGGTCACCTAAGCTCAAGAAAGACAATGAGgtatgtatttcagtttgtctAAGATAGTGAGACTAGATTTGGTGAGCCAAGCAGTTTTACTTCCAGGCTTACTTCCTCTTTTTCCAGTGTTCCCAATGTAAAAACTGGAAATTGAGATTTTTCACAAGtatgccttttcttttattctagCAACAGTGTCTTTCAGAAGCCTTGCCTAGAAGAAGTCCTCCTGATTAACAACTCACACTGAGTTTAGGAAAGAAGATATTGCAGGATGCGGGCGAGAGCTGCTTAGGAGATTGGTAAACATCAGTTCATGGGAGTTATGGAAATAAAGGGTGTTTCCAAATATTAATATACTGGTTTTAACTGGTCCTACCACAGCTTACGTTAGCTGTTTTTGAGTAggcattaaaatgttttccattgcCATTGGACCTGCTGTAGCTAGTGGAGAAGCAAGTTTCTGGAGTAGTTATATACGCCCACACTGTGCTCACTCCACCAAAGCAGTAAGGGGTGACAAGAGTTGCTGCAGAGTGAAGAAAACACCCACGAGTTTACAGGGCCTCTGTGTTTGGGTTTGCACTTGGCtatctttgctctttctgactTACACTCATGCATCGTCAGCATCTGTAAATCTGATTTCACGTTTCTTAAACTGCTTGCAAGCATAGTCTCCTTTGAGTTCATCTGCTGTTATGCAGCATCCTTCACCTTTGCGTTTAATTGCTGTTTGTGAGTGCTTACCATAGTGATTGACAGTTTCTCCAGGAACTAGGTGTGAGAACTATCAGTATTAGTGAGCAGTTCCCAGCATTACAGGAGTTTCCTATTTCCTTGTGCGAGGCCCCTCTTCCCCTTTATGAACTTTCCCTTGAACTCCTCAGAAGATTATGAACAAAAGTTGGAGAAGTGCCAGAATATGCTGGTTCATAAATACTGAGAAGATTTGCAATCGTTGTTGAAATGGATTGGAAGTATCtatatagaaaaaataaattaatagcttaattgcatatatttaaattagCAGGTTCCTGTCTAATAGCTCacaaataattcatttaaaatgtgtgGTGTCAAGAATGTAACGATCTCAAAAATCAGTTacagaataataatttttattactacttGAATTGTAATCAATCCATCAAGGACAATCACCTTTGTGTGCTTTATCTCATTATAGCCTGGCATCCCCAACTGCTGGATGCTTATTATTGTGTAACTTATTTTTCCAATTCATAAATGTGAATTAAATATCTGTTTTTTACACAATCTAGATACCGTGGAGAAGGGATAATTAAGGAAGTCCCTAgtaaaattattccttttatgTATCTTCCTGAATATCGAAGCAAATGGGACAAAGCATTACAATCTTACAAGCTGTTAGAAAGGATTGACCAGGTAATATGATAATTTaatacaaagattttattttaactctttCTGCATTGAATTATGGTGACTAAAAAGACCTCTACTGGGACGAAAAAAGCTCTCAATGCAAAATACATTCTGGGTTGGTAAAAACTTCGAAACCTGCTGCTTATGTGAAATGGGTATGAAATGTGTCCCTCCCCGTAGgagttaaatatttattgtgaAATAAATGTCCTCACGTGTGCCAAGAATTCAGTCCATGGGAAACAACAGAAGTCTCCATCAAGAGTAGGGTGAGACATAATCACAACAGAACGTAGGGAAAGCTTCCCTCTCACAGTGAGCATGGtttacacaaattaaaaaagtcaCCAAAGTCAAGGGCAGCATGGAAACTGAACTGGTGCTGTACTAGTACTGTGAAATACTGCATGTTCTGAATTCCAGTTGTTTGGGGCTTTGTCTCAGGCACTCTGGAAACCCAGAACTCGGAATTCCTATGAAGACTATCAGTTCTGTGTTAGCTGGTTTtgatctctctctttcctctgcctGGATCTGCTAGAGTTGGTCAGATGTTAGGATGTGGTGGTACGTCCAGCCAtaccttctttgctttttttgggaCTGATTTAGTTTAACAGATTATACAGCTTTGTCCGAGAACACAATGTGCCGTGTGTATTTTAATGTGTCTTTTAATGCAAACAGGATTCTAGTGCTGCTAAACATGGATACTAAATGTGCATGTTTTGAGTTTTTCCATGCAGAACCTATACTCCTGTCTCAAATCTTGGCCACAGGGAATGGCAGTGAATCCCTACCCTGTGTACTGGAAGATCCCTTTCATGGCCCTCATGTTAGTTCAGCACTAATTAGCTATGAGAACTGTCATCTTATGCTAAAAATAGGAATCCATTTTTGCCACATTCTCATTATTCAATGTGTAATGCTGCTTTGCCAATTAAATAAAACTTATATACTAAttcaaaaaatatcttttacttACTTGTAGGACACTGGTATATACCACAGTGTAACACACAGTTACGGTATGGGACTGATTTCATCGAGAGATTTTGTTGACCTGCTGCATGTTAAAGCATACCCTGGTGATATCCTTACAACTAACTGTAAGTTGCATGTAATTAGTGCATGTTTTCATATTTTGGCTGCATTCTGGAAATCCTAAGGTGAATGGCTGTAGAGTAAATTCTGCAGCTTAATCGCAGTGTAGAGTACCTTGCTCCATGTGTGGTCTTACTGACGTTAACAGTCCCCTCCTGTTTATCCCCAAAAcaaagctgggttttttttaatactgaaaaaactAGCAAAATTGATCTTCaacaaaaatactgttctttgTTTAGTCTGCTATTATGCCTCTacttgaaaaattgaaaaaaagtaGCATGAGGAAGCTAGAATTTGTTTTACTATAGAAATTCAGTGTTTATTTAAGAACACTTTTCTGTAGTTAGCTGGCTTCCTGACCAAATGCTACTTGCCTAGTATGCTATTCTCAGAGTGAACTTGCTAATTTGCTATTTGATTCTCTTCGAGTTTGGCTCCGTAAACttagaaaaatgtgaaatgattAATATTAAAACTGCATGGCCAGCCTGGAAAATACCTCACTGCTACTTCATTTCTGTGCtgatctttttcctttgtgtggATCTTGGTACATggcagaaaacaacattttcatCTTGGAACTTTAGTGACCTATCAGTTTTCTTCAAGCCATACTCTTACAGTACTTTTATTATGCAAAAGTAATGGATAACTCAACAAAACAACCCCTCCTAACTACTACTGTGCGTGCAGCAGTTTCCTCATCTTCTCTGCAATTGCGTTTGCTAATTAATGACATCTGCTGACAAACTGACTTCTTTGTCCAGAACTAAGACATACCTCAACACTTAGGTATGTGTAATCACGTCTCAAGGATAATACTTTTGGGTGTACCTGCCCAAACAGCTATAGAAACTTCTACATGTAATGAGTTACTTGCACAAATATTTAATGTCCTTTAGGTGTTTTGCATACAGAATGGAATCACTAAACACATCAGTGACCATATTGAGAGATCTTGTACTACCCTACAGtatttagtttgtttttaaaaggtatttttgagTCATATGATTGATGTATATAAACATAATGaatttgattctgttttttgtgtgtggtgaCTTACTCCAGCTGTCAGCGTGGAATACTCCAGTTGCCCTCCAACTCCCTCTTGTGTCCGAGGCTATAACAATCCCTGTGGATATGTGTGCTCACCTTTGTCTGAGTAAGTATTTAAAGCCCCCTTGTATTAGCATCTTTGGTTACTCGGTTGTCTTCTCTATACAAAGCCTAAAATTTACTTAACCACACAGcgtttttttaaagctttatttagaCAGTTTTATTCTGGGGAAACTTGAGAGTTTTGTGCAGATCGGTTTTGTGACTCAGACTATCTTTTGAAACAGTTGAAACTTTTATACCTCCTAGACTTTTTTGTATTAGTAATTTCAACAGAGATGGACTATAAATTGTAAACAATTCTACATCTCAGTAAGTTTCCTAGCAAAACTACCAAGTGTTAACTAACTGAAGGATTTTGCTCCTTTCATCACAGGAATCCCCAGCATTCTAAGCTAGTTGTATTTATTCAGCCAGAACTAGGAGGAATGCTTCCCTCTTCTGTAGTGGAGACAGCATTACCTACTACTCTCATAAACTTAATCACTGAAACAAGAGCTGGACTGAAAGGCTTGAAAGACCATAATTAAATGTAAGTGGAAAATAATAAGCACTTAAGTCACATGTATCTTTTACTTGGATTCATTTTTAAAGTAGATCATGAAGCTTATTTTAATTGCGGTTTATGTAGAAATGTGTAAAGCTTAACTGTTATAATGGTGAATGCTGGTTTTCTCTGTTCTTGGGAATGATGCAAAAATTTACACTGAAGTGCCATCAAAGTACAGGGTGTCGCTTTCAGTGTAATCAGGTGAtgttttgtaataattttgCACTTTATATGCAGagaatacatatatacacacacacgaGAATCTGGTGATATAAATTATAGCAATGTTAAAATACAGTAGTCAAATATTTTGCCATAGCTTTAAACACACTTTGATAAATTCTTACCTCAATTAATGTACTCTTGACTGAAACAAGCAAACATCTTATGTACTAGAGACTTTAAACGTGTATATTAACTATAAGTGTGCAAGTGTAATTAGCAACTATTTCACTGTTTTGGAATTAAGTATTTGAAGAAAAGCCTGATGAATTTGTATATAGCATCTCATTAAAAGCTGCTGTTTATACACAGAGTTGTTTGTCATTTTCTGAATCCTGAGCACCAAACCTAACCAATTTTTATATGCTGACTGATTTCCAGGAACAAGATGGTGATGTGATTAATTTGAAAGTAATGTTTCCCATTACCCCTTAGTATTTCTGGTACCTCTAGTTACAAGTTAGGAACTGCAGGAAATAGTGATAGCCATGTGAATAGCAATTTTCATTACAAATCACAGAAACGGTGGTGCAAATGAAACAATAGTGTGAATATTGCTTTCATCTTCTCTGTTCATTCCCCTCTGCAGTTGTTAGAAACAATTAACTGCATACGTAGTATAActcaataaaaattaaaataaaaattccttccccccccagtCAGTGTATTAAGGTATTAATAGTGAATACTAAAATATGTTTGtatactgtaatatttttagGACAACTAAAGATTCATCAGATAGATGtcaatttgaaagaaagaaaagtaagacAGACTACTTAGAGTCAGTAGCAGGTTTTATGTCAAAAGTTgtcaaaatgtatttaatattcACATCTTTACAATTTACAGTAAAATTTTCATAACTAAAGTGCCTTCAAGTGCTGATTCTTATAGTGTCACTATTATGCAAAATGTTTCACTGTGGTTTAAAATATCTTAGCAAACTGTTAGACTGTGATAAACATGGTGCTGTAttccttcttcctttatttgtttTAGGCTTTTCAGGGGGTTTATCCATAGAGGTCTTGGACACAGGTTTCTGATTCTTCCATTCAGCTAGTAGTTCTTCTTGCACATCTGCAGGTAGTTCATAAAAAGTCTTTGTGTCAACATTAGGAGGAAATACAATTCCTGCTTGCCTGCTGTAAGTTTTATCCTCAGAAAGTGTTTCAAAGGCCTGCTTATCTTTATCCAAGACATGGACACGCAGAACCTTTTGGCTGGCTCCACCTTCCAGAAACGACAGATCTCTCCCTCTGAAGTTCCGAGAGTCAGTAGGTTGTTGTTCCATACTGCCGGTTGTCAGTGCACTTCTGGGACACTCAGAAGAACAACTGGCCCTGGAGCTGTGTGccagaacagctgcagcttCGGGAGCTGATGTGAGATGTATACTGCACCCTGCAGCGTGCCTATCCCTGTTCAGTCCCTTAGAATTTGGGGAAGTGCTGTGTACCTCTTCTGCAAAACATACTGATGGCTGACCCAAAACAGTCTCAGTAGGCGTCgcttctgttttttcagaaataatttctttctgaatatcTTCTGGAAGTTCCCTGAAGACTTCCTGGTCAATATCACCAGGAGACAAATGAAATGGGAAGTCAGGAATTCCTGCTTTTTTtgtattgcttttcatttcctctgaaaGTTTCCTCGTTTTTGTAGTTCCAGTTCTCTTGCGATTCTGGTTCCAAGAAGCACTTCCCTCACCTTGTGAGACATCTTCCACTTCCTGTAGcaaaaaatgtatgtaaaagCATAAGTATGTTCTGTGTAATCTACTAGTTACCAAGCTCTATTTTACTAACAGCAAGTTCTTCAAGTTATTCCTTAacagacagtaattttttttcccttatgatgggtagtgggttttttttaaatcttattttcaaaCATAGATCTTAAAAAGTACATACACATAGGaatccttttcttattttaaagtagCACATTCCTTGAAGTtacattttattgctttaaaactCTGCAAAGCTTTAGAATATGCGATATGATGTTATCCCTCATATTCCTGAGCAGCTGATAAACAGACAAGTTTATCAATACGCAAAATTGCTATGTCAAGACAGAAACAGTAAATTCATTACACAACATAATTTTGAAGTTACTAAGTTTTTGTATTATGTACTGAAAGCATCTTGTGGAAATATGCAGCAGCGTTCCCACAGAAAGCACCTACGCTGTCTAGCATATGCAACTGGGAGGCAGGAGACTTGTTCAATTCCGAGCAGGAATTGGAAACTCACTAGATCAGAAGCTAGTGGCCAATACAGAATTGAATCTTTGATTAATTTCTAGTCTGAACAGGGAGACTTGAGAATGCATAGGAAGGTAAATAATCACTGTGAAAGTATCCCAGTAAAAGCAACAAGGTAAACTATAAGCAACTTTAAGGAGATTATAGTCTAAGGTAAAAAAAGATGCTTCAGTATGACAATATCTGAGTAAGTGGCCTGTTGTTTCACAAATGCTAAATAAAGGGCAGATCTTGATGAATTTGGCTGTTCATTCCAGTAGTTGTTTTTTTAGAAGACATAAGTTTGGATTTCTCCCTTAGTGAATTCTGTTCTTTTCAGTTAAGGGGCTTGATTAACTAGCTGGCTGTCCCATTCAAGATAGTACTAAACATCTTTTAAGCAGCCTatctaatgaaaaaaagcaaacaagttaCACCTGCTCAGAAGACTCCAAATTAATCCTCATTTTTACCAGGTGACTAAAACTTACAATCTTAAAAATTCCAAAGCAGTTAAGGTTTAAATCTATgtaataaagacagaaatatcTCGGAACTTTCTTATCTGCAGATAGTTTTCAGTATCTCTGAGCTTACCCGGACACGTTTACCAGAGCCTGATGGTGGTGACATCTGCTTTAGATAGAAACCAATTGATCCTTTCTTGGTGCTGGGAAGATCTTTGAGGTTGGAGAAGCAGACGTTCAAAAGGGTAAGATGAAATGGTAGATCTACATCTATCATCTTTCGAAATAGTTTCATTAGTATATCAACCAACGGGGGTataatgctgctgctttctaaaagaaaaaaggttgaaaaaaagcaatgtaTATAATCACGAGTAACTGACTGAATAAGATTGACTTAAATAGCAAAAGTACAAAGGCAAACACTGCTAAAGACTTCCAAAATAGTCTGTCCATATAGTCGTTAAGATGTTCATTCTGCTCTGTCAGGTATGTCCTGAACTGAATAGCTGactatttttcccccctccagTAAAAATGTGTAATTTCACGCCTGTGAAGATTACTTTATAGTATATGCTTAAGTTAGAAAAGAAGAATTACAGAATACAAGCCAAGCTGAATAGATACGAAAAATGATCTAATTTTACCAAAAAGGGCCTTTACAGGGCCACGAAGGTATATAACATTACCCCAACATTGGTAATAATAACATGGCTTATTGGAGTTTGCATGACTATATGAGCTGACAGTAATTGTTAGTCTCCTCCACTGTAGAAGTCCAGTAGCAATTTTTAAGTGAGAAGCTACATAGATTTTCAATAGCTTCTCTAGGACTGTGAGAAGTAATTCAGGAATTGAAGTCAGGGAACAGTGATTCTGTGTGCTAATACAGCAGTgattcagatttatttcctCACCCCAATCTGAATGAAGTGTCAAATGAATTGCAATTGCTGGTTGGAAAGCTTAAGTCTGAGAAGGATGAGAGCCTTTCTGTTATTAATTTTCAGAGGTACatcaaaaagacattttattacATAATGAAACAGAGAACATAATTCAGATCCCTAACAGGGAAAAGCAGATTATTCGTCTGGGAAGCAGCCCCCAGTCACCCTTTCCCACCCCACCAAGAAATTTACTGCCAGGAATCCAACCAGGCTGGATTAAAACATGGTAGTAACATAGAAGTTATTCCTACAGTGAAGATCTATATATTTTTAGCGTATCTCATCAAGATACACCCATTACAAGTAATGGAAGAGTTTCCAAACATTAAGTGTAGGGAATATTCTCGTGACATTAAGTAACGGAACTTTACAGAAAAGTTAGGTGGTAGCAGCACAAAGTTGATGCTTTCAAAAATTTTGTTTACCTTTTCCAAGTTTCTGAATGAGATGAGGTGGAATAGGACACTGACGACTTTCCCGATTAAACCATTTATCGGTTGAAGAGAACTGGCGTATGGTCAGTCTTACTGTGTGGGGTTGTCTTCCATCTTTGTATATCCTATGGGGCATTAATGTGCACAAAGCAGTAAGTATTCCTACGAGTATTTTTCAGAGGGTCTACGGAAACTGTCACAGCAGCTAGGTTACAAAGTCAAATTAAGCATTACAGATCTTTCCCAACTTCTGGCTTTACTCCACTGATTATAAAGGGAACTTTGGGTCCTAGCTGGTTCCCTTAATTCCCCGTAAGTTAGAAATTCAATACAATGTGAATACTGCCTCCAAGAGTCTTCAACTGAAGTGAATGTGAAAATTAAGTGGGTCAGTCTGCAATACTGCCACGTTTCAATATTTAATACATTAAAAGTAGTATAGTCTTTGCAGTTATACCCTGTATAATCCTCAGCTTTTAgctcttctttttgcttttaaaggaaacatcCCCACTTTAGCAGCAAAACGTCAGCTGGCTTTTGGAAGAAGGGTAAGAAGCAAAGTTTGTAACTGTTTCTTTCCACCTCCAAAAGGCATGGAGTGGGTATTTTCCCTACAAAAAAAAGTTCTCAATTCTATATATTGTAAACAAGATAGGACAAACAGCCTCACTTTAAATTTTGTGATTACTGAGCAATGGCTGAGATATGGATAAAAGACTACTTGCCCACAATATTAATATAACTAAAATGGATATATGTATTGTGAGACTTGCATAGATGTGGGGACAGAAAAGCTTTAAGACTTGTAGATTATTTTAAGGCTTGGAAAGGCATGCagagaatatgaaaataattagaggaaaaaaaataaaaatcaagaactAATGGGGGACACAAAGGCTATTCAGGACTGATGCAAAGAGGGTTTCAAAAATCAGAAGCTGAAGCATGGCATAACAGGAAACACAGTTCAGTGCTGCTAGAGTATTACTTctttattaatttgttttaagtAAAGAGAGCCACAGGATAGAAAGGGAGGATAGGAAAGTCACAGTAGGCAAGACATGAGTAAATGGATCCTCTTGCTATGCTGGTGTTTTTGTCAAGTATCTTGGGCTTGTACACTGCCTGGATTCatagggaagggaaggaggaagaagtgaaaatgttctttcagacagacagaaagat from Gavia stellata isolate bGavSte3 chromosome Z, bGavSte3.hap2, whole genome shotgun sequence carries:
- the POLI gene encoding DNA polymerase iota is translated as MIRNPELRDKPLGVQQKSIVVTGNYEARKLGVKKLMSVKDAKEKCPQLILVNGEDLTPYREMSYKVTELLGEFCPLVERLGFDENFVDITEIVEKRLNQLQQSGCSRACVSGHVYNNQAINLHDTMHVRLVIGSQIAEEFREAIYARLGLTGCAGVASNKLLSKLVSGTFKPNQQTVLLPESCQDLIRSLNHIQKVPGIGYKTTKRLEMLGVRNVCDLQAFPSPVLEKELGVSIAQRIQKLSYGEDDSPVTPSGPPQSFSDEDSFKKCSSEVEVKEKIEELLPNLLDRIYKDGRQPHTVRLTIRQFSSTDKWFNRESRQCPIPPHLIQKLGKESSSIIPPLVDILMKLFRKMIDVDLPFHLTLLNVCFSNLKDLPSTKKGSIGFYLKQMSPPSGSGKRVREVEDVSQGEGSASWNQNRKRTGTTKTRKLSEEMKSNTKKAGIPDFPFHLSPGDIDQEVFRELPEDIQKEIISEKTEATPTETVLGQPSVCFAEEVHSTSPNSKGLNRDRHAAGCSIHLTSAPEAAAVLAHSSRASCSSECPRSALTTGSMEQQPTDSRNFRGRDLSFLEGGASQKVLRVHVLDKDKQAFETLSEDKTYSRQAGIVFPPNVDTKTFYELPADVQEELLAEWKNQKPVSKTSMDKPPEKPKTNKGRRNTAPCLSQSNSLLRYFKPQ
- the STARD6 gene encoding stAR-related lipid transfer protein 6 — its product is MDYKKIVEEVSEKILSYSQDTSGWRVIKVSKNVTVSSKPSKEYAGNIYRGEGIIKEVPSKIIPFMYLPEYRSKWDKALQSYKLLERIDQDTGIYHSVTHSYGMGLISSRDFVDLLHVKAYPGDILTTNSVSVEYSSCPPTPSCVRGYNNPCGYVCSPLSENPQHSKLVVFIQPELGGMLPSSVVETALPTTLINLITETRAGLKGLKDHN